Below is a window of Micromonospora chersina DNA.
CGACCCTGCTGCCCTACCGGATGCTGAACCCCGAGGTCGGCACCACCGGCTCCGGCCTGTACGCGCGCCACCCGCTCAGCGGCACCGGCTACCGGCGCAACCAGGGCTTCTTCTTCAGCCAGGCGTACGGGACGGTGGCGGTGCCGGGCGCGCCGCCGCTGCGGGTGGAGTCGGCGCACCCGGCCGCCCCGTACGCCGTCGAGGTGGTGCCGGACTGGTGGACCGACCTGCGGGCCCAGCCGCCGGCCACCCCGCAGGGCGGGTTGAGCGTCCTGGCCGGCGACTTCAACGCCACCCTCGACCACGCGCCGCTGCGCGACCTGATCGACACCGGCTACGTCGACGCCGCCGCCGCGGCCGGCGCCGGGCTCTCCGGCACCTGGGGCCCGTACGACGGCGACCCCATCCCGCCGGTCACCATCGACCACGTGCTTGTCGACCGGCGCATCGCGGTCCGCGGCGTCGACGTGTACGCCGTGCCGGGCAGCGACCACCGCGCCGTGCTGGCCGAGCTGCGGCTGCCCGCCGGGTGAGCCGGCGTCAGACCCGCGCCCGGTCCAGGCCGTAGGTGAGGGCGTCGACCAGGGCGTGCCAGCTGGCCTCGACCACGTTGGGGTGGACGCCGACAGTGGTCCAGTCGCGGCCGGCCCCGGCGGTCTCCACGAGCACCCGGGTCACCGCGCCGGTGCCGTGGCTGCCCTCCAGGATGCGGACCTTGTAGTCGGCCAGCTCGAACTCGCGCAGCTCCGGGTAGTGCCGGGCGAGCGCCACCCGCAGCGCCTCGTCGAGGGCGTTGACCGGGCCGTTCCCCTCGGCGGTGGCGATGACGCGCTCGCCGCGTACCCGGATCTTGACGGTGGCCTCGGAGACCACCGCGCCGTCCTCGCGGTGCTCGACAAGCACCCGGTAGGACTCCAGCGCGAACGGCCGGGCCGGCGCGGCGTCCGGCAGCTCGGAGCGGACCAGCAGCTCGAACGAGGCGTCGGCGGCCTCGAACGACCAGCCGCCGGCCTCCAGCTCCTTGACCCTGTTGGTGACCCGGGACAGGGCGTCCGGATGGCCGGCCAGGTCCAGGCCCAGCTCGCGGCTCTTGAGCTCGACGCTGGCCCGGCCGGCCATCTCGGTCACCAGGATCCGCATGTCGTTGCCCACCACCGAGGGATCCACGTGGTTGTAGAGCAACGGGTCGACCTTGATCGCGCTCGCGTGCAGCCCCGCCTTGTGGGCGAAGGCGGCGGCCCCGACGTAGGCCTGGTGGGTGTCGGGGGCGATGTTGGCGATCTCGGCGATGGCGTGCGAGACCCGCACCATCTGTTCCAGGCAGCCCTCCGGTAGGACGGGCATGCCGAGCTTGAGTTGGAGGTTGGCCACGATCGCGAACAGGTCGGCGTTGCCGGGGCGCTCGCCGTACCCGTTGGCGGTGCCCTGGACGTGCCGGACGCCGGCCTCGACCGCGGCGATCGTGTTGGCCACCGCGCAGGCGGTGTCGTTCTGGGCGTGCATGCCGAGCCGTTCGGGGGCGATCCCGGTGCGGGCGGCGAGGTCGGTGATCGCGGCGGTGACCTGGGAGGGCAGCATCCCGCCGTTGGTGTCGCAGAGGACGAACCGTTCGGCGCCGGCGGCCAGCGCGGTCTCCGCCACCGCGGCGGTGTACGCCGGGTCGTACCGGTGACCGTCGTAGAAGTGCTCGCCGTCGACGAAGACCCGCCGCCCCTGCGCCACCAGGTACGCGACCGTGTCCCGGATCATCGCCAGGTTCTCGTCGGCGGTGGTGCGCAGCGCCCGCTCGACGTGCCGCAGGTCCGCCTTGGCGACGAGCGCCACGGCCGGGGTGCCCGCGTCCAGCAGCCCGCGCACCTGCGGGTCGTCCTCGACCGCGACGCCGGCCTTGCGGGTGGCCCCGAAGGCGACCAGGACCGCGTGCCGCAGTTCCAGTTCGGTGCGGGCCCGGCGGAAGAACTCGGTGTCCTTGGGCACCGCGCCCGGCCAGCCGCCCTCGATGAAGCCGACCCCGAGGTCGTCGAGGAGGCGGGCCACCGCCAGCTTGTCGACCACCGAGTAGCTGAGCCCCTCGCGCTGGGCGCCGTCGCGCAGCGTCGTGTCGTACACCTGGAAGGTCATGGGAGTTCCTCTTCTCGAACCTGGGGGGAGCAACAAAAAGACCCCCCGCGGATGCGGGAGGTCTGCGCGCTCGGCGAGAGGGAAGGCCGGCGCGCTAGCTGCCAATAATGAGGACGGAGCTGGTCACGGCTCGTACTCTGCCACCCCGCACCGGTTTTGGGAGGCGAAATCCACATCGCGGGACGGGCCCGTGATCGGGTTAACACGGCGCCCGCCCGGCGTCCGGCGGGAACCGGCCTGGGGAAGCATCTGGAACAGATCAAGTTACCGGCCTGGCGTCGTCGCCCGGCCGCCGTCAAGGAGGACCCGTGCTCACTGTCGGTGACCGCTTCCCCGAGTACGAACTCACCGCCTGCGTCTCCCTCGACGCCGACAAGGCGTTCGAGACGATCAACCACAAGACCTACGAGGGCAAGTGGCGCGTCGTCTTCTTCTGGCCGAAGGACTTCACCTTCATCTGCCCGACCGAGATCGCCGAGTTCGGCCGCCTCAACGGCGAGTTCGCCGACCGGGACGCCCAGGTCCTCGGCGTCTCCGTGGACAACGAGTTCGTCCACTACGCCTGGCGCAAGGACCACCCGGACCTGCGCGAGCTGCCCTTCCCGATGCTCAGCGACATCAAGCGCGAGCTGACCGCCGACTGCGGCGTGCTCGGTGAGGACGGCGTCGCCCAGCGGGCCACCTTCATCGTCGACCCGGACAACGAGATCCAGTTCGCCATGGTGACCGCCGGTTCGGTCGGCCGGAACGTCTCCGAGGTGCTGCGGGTGCTCGACGCCCTCCAGACCGACGAGCTCTGCCCGTGCAACTGGAACAAGGGCGGCGCCACCCTGGACGCCAACGCGCTGCTCGCCGGCGCCGGGGCCTGAGCATGGGTCTGGACGCGGTCAAGGCGGCCCTGCCGGAGTACGCCAAGGACATCCGGCTCAACCTCGGCTCCACCATCACCACCTCGACCCTGAAGCCGGAGCAGGCCTGGGGCACCGCCCTGGCCTGCGCGGTGGCGGCCCGCAACCCGGTGGTGCTGCGGGAGATCGCCGGCGAGGCGGCCGGTCATCTCACGCCCGAGGCCGTCGAGGCGGCCAAGGGCGCGGCCACCATCATGGCCATGAACAACGTCTACTACCGGGCCAAGCACCTCATCGGCGACGAGCAGTACGCCTCGCTGCCGGCCCGGCTGCGGATGCAGATCATCGCCCGGCCCGGCGTGGAGAAGGTCGACTTCGAGCTGTGGTCCCTCGCCGTATCGGCGATCACCGGCTGCGGCGTCTGCCTGGAGTCGCACGAGAAGACCCTGCGCGCCGCCGGGTTCAGCCGCGACCAGGTGCACGAGGCGCTGCGCATCGCGTCCGTCGTGCACGCCGCCGCGGTGGCCCTGGACGCGGAGGCCGCACTGGCCTGAACCGGTTGGTGTATCGATCTTCGCATCCGGGTATGAACGGGTCCGACAGGCACATCCCCCAGAAGTCGAGAAAGGGAGTGTTGACGCCATGGAGCGGCTCGACCCTCGAACGACCCACGGGACGCCGGATCCGCTGACCCAGGGTGGTCAGGGCGCCTTCGCGGGCGGCGCGCCCGCCGGGCGTTTCGATCCGTGGAGCTACCGGGACGACGCCGGGGTGACCGGTGTGGACCTGGTCGGCTACAAGGTGGAGGCGACTGACGGTTCGATCGGCAAGGTGGACCGGGCCAGCCACGAGGTGAACTCCAGTTTCCTCGTGGTGGACACCGGTCCGTGGATCTTCGGCAAGAAGGTCATGCTGCCGGCCGGCACCGTCAACCACGTCGACCACGACGAGCGGAAGGTCTACGTCGACCGGAGCAAGGACCAGATCAAGGCCGCGCCCGAGTACGACGAGACCACCGACACGGACCCGGCGTACCGGGACAAGCTCGGCGGCTACTACGACGACACGTACTCGTCGATCCCGCCGGGCACGGCCCGGTAACGGAGACACCTGCAACCAGCGGCCGGCGGGGCACATCGTGGCCCCGCCGGCCGTTACCGTGTCAGCTGTGGACGCCCTGGAGACCCCCTTCCCCGCGCTGTTCAACTTCCGCGACGTCGGCGGCTACCGCAGCCGGGACGGGCGCACCGTCCGGCACCGCCGGCTCTACCGCTCCGACTCGCTGCACCGCATCGACGAGACCGACCAGGCCGCGTTCACCGCGCTCGGCATCCGCACCGTCATCGACCTGCGCCGCCCCACCGAGGTGGCGCGGGACGGCCGGGTGCCCGCCTACGACGGGCTCACCTACCGGCACATCCACCCGGAGCACGAGGACTGGGCCGAGCGGCGGTACGAGCCCGGCAGCGACCTGGCCCGCTACCTCGCCGACCGGTACGCCGACCTGGCCCGCACCGGCACCGCCGGGCTGGCCGAGGCGGTCGGCCTGATCGCCGACAGCGCCAACGCGCCCGTGGTGGTGCACTGCGTCGCCGGCAAGGACCGCACCGGGATCGTCTGCGGCCTCACCCTCGCCGTGCTCGGCGTGCCCGACGAGGACATCGCCGCCGACTACGCGCTCAGCACCGCCGCGTCCGAGCGGTTCAGCGCCTGGGTCCGGGCCACCGTGCCGGGCGCCGAGGAGCCACCGCCGCCGTTCCTCGCCTCCCCCGCCGAGGCGATGATGCTCTTCCTCACCGAGCTGCGTGAGGGCTACGGCTCGCCCGAGGGCTACCTCCGCCACGCCGGCGTGACCGACGACCAGCTCGGCGCCCTCCGGGCCCACCTCCTCGACTGACCGCCGCCGCGGGACGCGCACGGCCGGCGCCGTCGAGGACGGGCCGGCCGTGCGGGACGAGCGGGGATCAGAGGACGCGGGTGACCCAGCCGTGCCGGTCCTCGGCGCGGCCGCGCTGGATGTCGACAAGCTTCTGGCGCAGCGCCATGGTGGAGCGGCCCGGCTCGCCGCCGCCGATCAGGAACTCCCCGTCCGGGAAGCGCACCCCGCCGATCGGGGTGATCACCGCGGCGGTGCCGCAGGCGAACACCTCGCGCAGCCGGCCGCTGGCCGCGTCGGCCTGCCAGTCGGCGAAGCTGACCGGGCGCTCCTGCACCTTGTGCCCCGACTCGGCGGCCAGGGTGAGGATCGCGTCGCGGGTGATGCCCGGCAGGATGGTGCCGGTCAGCGGCGGGGTGACCAGGGTGTCGTCGTCGTAGACGAAGAAGACGTTCATGCCGCCCAGCTCGTCGACGAAGCGCCGCTCCACCGCGTCCAGGAAGACCACCTGGTCGCAGCCGGCCTCGATGGCCTCGGCCTGGGCGGCGAGCGACGCGGCGTAGTTGCCGCCGCACTTGGCCGCGCCGGTGCCGCCGGGCGCCGCCCGGGTGTAGTCCGGCGAGACCCAGACCGTCACCGGCTTGACCCCACCCGAGAAGTACGCCCCGGCCGGCGAGGCGATCACGCAGTAGAGGTATTCGTTGGCCGGGCGGACGCCGAGGAAGACCTCGCTGGCGAACATGAACGGACGCAGGTAGAGGCTGGCGTCCTCATGCTCCGGGATCCAGTCCTGGTCGATCTCGACGAGCCGGCGCAGCGACTCGACGAACGTCTCCGCCGGCAGCTCCGGCATGGCCAGCCGGTGGGCGGAGGCGACGAAGCGGGCGGCGTTGGCCTCCGGGCGGAACATGGTCACCGACCCGTCGCCGGTCCGGTACGCCTTCAGCCCCTCGAAGATCTCCTGCGCGTAGTGCAGGACCGCGGCGGCCGGGTCCATGGGGATCGGCGCGCGTGCCTCCACCCGGGCGTCGTACCAGCCCTTGCCCTCGGCGTACCGGATGGTCACCATGTGGTCGGTGAACACCCGGCCGAAGCCCGGGTTCGCCAGCAGGGCGGCCCGGTCGGCGGCGGATACGGGCGCGGGATTCGGACGGATCTCGAAATCGAGCTTGTCACCACCGCTCATCGCGCTGACCTCCCTGCGGGTCCACGGCATGCGGAATCGCACGCCGACGTCACTGGTGCCAGAAACTTACCCCGAACGGTCGTTCAGCGGATAGCTCCGCCCCGGCACATCGCGCGCTCCGGACGGGCGGCCCGCACGGGCCGGGACTCGAACGGGCCCGGGTACGGGTCTGGCGGCCCGCATCCGGGCCGAGGGTGACGGCCCGGTCAGGCTACGGCGTACCCGGCGAGCCGGTCGCCGACCTCCTCGGTGCGCAGCGGCGCGCCCGGCGTACGCCCGGCGAGCTCGGTGCCCACCGCGGCGGTGACCCGCGCGGCGGCGTCGGCGTGGCCGAGCTGGTCGAGCAGCAGCGCGGCGGAGAGCACCGCGGCCACCGGGTCGGCGGCGCCCTTACCGGCGATGTCCGGCGCGGAGCCGTGCACCGGCTCGAACATCGACGGGTAGCGCCCCTCCGGGTTGATGCAGCCGCTGGCCGCCAGCCCGATGCCACCGGTCACCGCGGCCGCGATGTCGGTGAGGATGTCGCCGAAGAGGTTGTCGGTGACCACCACGTCGTACCGCGACGGGTTTGTCACCAGGAACATCGCGGCGGCGTCGACGTGCTGGTACTCGGTGGTCACGTCGGGGTGCTCGGCGGCGACGGCCGCGAAGGCGCGCGCCCACAGCGAGCCGGCGTGGGTGAGCACGTTCGTCTTGTGCACGAGGGTGACCTTGCGCCGCTCCCGGCGGCGGGCCCGGGCGAACGCGTCGCGGATCACCCGCTCGACGCCGTGCCGGGTGTTCAGGCTCTCCTCGGTGGCCACCTCGGCCGGGGTGTCCCGGTGCAGCGAGCCGCCGGCGCCCGCGTAGAGGCCCTCGGTGCCCTCGCGGACCACCACGAGGTCGACCTCGCCGGGCTTCACGGCGGCCAGCGGGCCGGTCACGCCGGGCCAGAGCCGGGAGGGGCGGAGGTTGACGTACTGGTCGAAGGCGAACCGAAGCTTGAGCAGCAGGCCGCGCTCCAGCACGCCCGGCGGCACGGTGGGGTCGCCGACCGCGCCGAGCAGGATGGCGTCGTGGCCGGCCAGCTCGTCGAGGACCGAGTCGGGCAGCACCTCGCCGGTGCGGTGGTAGCGGGCCGCGCCCAGGTCGTACTCCGTGGCCTCGACGCCGGGGAGCACCGCGTCGATGACCTTGCGGGCCTGCGCGACCACCTCGGGTCCGATGCCGTCCCCGGCCACCACCGCAATGCGTGCCACCTGGCGCTCCCTCACCTCGTCGTTCTGCGCAACCGTACGTCGCCGTCCCGGCTCCCGGTACGCGTCTTCCAGCATTCGGGACGCCCCGATGCACAGGAGTCTCCCAGGTGGCATTCATGGTGCGGTCATGTCCGCTGCCTAGGGTCGGTGTCATGCGGATCGAGGAGCAGCGGCGGGCCCGCTGGACGGACGAGCAGCCCCGCAACCGGTGGATCGACCAGTCCGCCTTCCGCCACCGCCGTCCCGACCTCCGCCTCGGCACCCGCAGCCACAAGCTGGAGCGGGCCGGCGGCGCCACCGGGGACCGGATCAGCGTCCGGCACACCGTCCGCACCTCCACCGCGGAATACTCGCTGCTGCTCAACGCCCCCGAGTGGCTGGGC
It encodes the following:
- the cimA gene encoding citramalate synthase, with the translated sequence MTFQVYDTTLRDGAQREGLSYSVVDKLAVARLLDDLGVGFIEGGWPGAVPKDTEFFRRARTELELRHAVLVAFGATRKAGVAVEDDPQVRGLLDAGTPAVALVAKADLRHVERALRTTADENLAMIRDTVAYLVAQGRRVFVDGEHFYDGHRYDPAYTAAVAETALAAGAERFVLCDTNGGMLPSQVTAAITDLAARTGIAPERLGMHAQNDTACAVANTIAAVEAGVRHVQGTANGYGERPGNADLFAIVANLQLKLGMPVLPEGCLEQMVRVSHAIAEIANIAPDTHQAYVGAAAFAHKAGLHASAIKVDPLLYNHVDPSVVGNDMRILVTEMAGRASVELKSRELGLDLAGHPDALSRVTNRVKELEAGGWSFEAADASFELLVRSELPDAAPARPFALESYRVLVEHREDGAVVSEATVKIRVRGERVIATAEGNGPVNALDEALRVALARHYPELREFELADYKVRILEGSHGTGAVTRVLVETAGAGRDWTTVGVHPNVVEASWHALVDALTYGLDRARV
- a CDS encoding endonuclease/exonuclease/phosphatase family protein, producing the protein MACWLAVAPVAAWAVLRLAGLERGPLVQAVAFTPYVAAAAPAAVALALALRRRAPAMVAALAALALLGAVAPRVVRDDRPAVDGPVLRLLTANLLKGGADPARLVELVRTHRVDVLAVQEFTPQAAAELDRLGLATLLPYRMLNPEVGTTGSGLYARHPLSGTGYRRNQGFFFSQAYGTVAVPGAPPLRVESAHPAAPYAVEVVPDWWTDLRAQPPATPQGGLSVLAGDFNATLDHAPLRDLIDTGYVDAAAAAGAGLSGTWGPYDGDPIPPVTIDHVLVDRRIAVRGVDVYAVPGSDHRAVLAELRLPAG
- a CDS encoding PRC-barrel domain-containing protein, which codes for MERLDPRTTHGTPDPLTQGGQGAFAGGAPAGRFDPWSYRDDAGVTGVDLVGYKVEATDGSIGKVDRASHEVNSSFLVVDTGPWIFGKKVMLPAGTVNHVDHDERKVYVDRSKDQIKAAPEYDETTDTDPAYRDKLGGYYDDTYSSIPPGTAR
- a CDS encoding peroxiredoxin encodes the protein MLTVGDRFPEYELTACVSLDADKAFETINHKTYEGKWRVVFFWPKDFTFICPTEIAEFGRLNGEFADRDAQVLGVSVDNEFVHYAWRKDHPDLRELPFPMLSDIKRELTADCGVLGEDGVAQRATFIVDPDNEIQFAMVTAGSVGRNVSEVLRVLDALQTDELCPCNWNKGGATLDANALLAGAGA
- a CDS encoding branched-chain amino acid aminotransferase; translated protein: MSGGDKLDFEIRPNPAPVSAADRAALLANPGFGRVFTDHMVTIRYAEGKGWYDARVEARAPIPMDPAAAVLHYAQEIFEGLKAYRTGDGSVTMFRPEANAARFVASAHRLAMPELPAETFVESLRRLVEIDQDWIPEHEDASLYLRPFMFASEVFLGVRPANEYLYCVIASPAGAYFSGGVKPVTVWVSPDYTRAAPGGTGAAKCGGNYAASLAAQAEAIEAGCDQVVFLDAVERRFVDELGGMNVFFVYDDDTLVTPPLTGTILPGITRDAILTLAAESGHKVQERPVSFADWQADAASGRLREVFACGTAAVITPIGGVRFPDGEFLIGGGEPGRSTMALRQKLVDIQRGRAEDRHGWVTRVL
- a CDS encoding tyrosine-protein phosphatase, which translates into the protein MSAVDALETPFPALFNFRDVGGYRSRDGRTVRHRRLYRSDSLHRIDETDQAAFTALGIRTVIDLRRPTEVARDGRVPAYDGLTYRHIHPEHEDWAERRYEPGSDLARYLADRYADLARTGTAGLAEAVGLIADSANAPVVVHCVAGKDRTGIVCGLTLAVLGVPDEDIAADYALSTAASERFSAWVRATVPGAEEPPPPFLASPAEAMMLFLTELREGYGSPEGYLRHAGVTDDQLGALRAHLLD
- a CDS encoding carboxymuconolactone decarboxylase family protein, encoding MGLDAVKAALPEYAKDIRLNLGSTITTSTLKPEQAWGTALACAVAARNPVVLREIAGEAAGHLTPEAVEAAKGAATIMAMNNVYYRAKHLIGDEQYASLPARLRMQIIARPGVEKVDFELWSLAVSAITGCGVCLESHEKTLRAAGFSRDQVHEALRIASVVHAAAVALDAEAALA
- a CDS encoding 3-isopropylmalate dehydrogenase — protein: MARIAVVAGDGIGPEVVAQARKVIDAVLPGVEATEYDLGAARYHRTGEVLPDSVLDELAGHDAILLGAVGDPTVPPGVLERGLLLKLRFAFDQYVNLRPSRLWPGVTGPLAAVKPGEVDLVVVREGTEGLYAGAGGSLHRDTPAEVATEESLNTRHGVERVIRDAFARARRRERRKVTLVHKTNVLTHAGSLWARAFAAVAAEHPDVTTEYQHVDAAAMFLVTNPSRYDVVVTDNLFGDILTDIAAAVTGGIGLAASGCINPEGRYPSMFEPVHGSAPDIAGKGAADPVAAVLSAALLLDQLGHADAAARVTAAVGTELAGRTPGAPLRTEEVGDRLAGYAVA